The Sphingobacteriales bacterium genome has a window encoding:
- a CDS encoding diaminopimelate epimerase, translated as MQLSFFKYHGTGNDFILIDDRMLHFPAEDHQLIRNLCHRRFGIGADGLILLQNHADFDFQMRYFNADGFESTMCGNGGRCTVAFAAELGLLENEKTEFIAVDGVHQAEISADRIRLRMSDVTRISELKNYFLIDSGSPHLVIGVENLQDLNVVEEGRKLRYNKSIAENGVNVNFIQVVDNDSFKIRTYERGVEDETLSCGTGSVASAIAFSIMQGKTEAEQHFRVHAPGGLLEVSFIRTPERFVQVYLTGPAVRVFEGKISI; from the coding sequence ATGCAGTTATCTTTTTTCAAGTATCACGGAACGGGGAACGATTTTATTTTGATTGACGACCGAATGTTACATTTTCCGGCTGAAGATCATCAGTTGATCCGGAATCTTTGCCACAGGAGGTTTGGTATTGGTGCTGACGGACTCATTCTTTTACAGAATCATGCTGATTTTGATTTTCAGATGCGGTATTTTAATGCCGATGGCTTTGAAAGCACAATGTGTGGAAATGGGGGAAGATGCACGGTGGCTTTTGCTGCTGAACTTGGCCTTTTAGAGAATGAAAAAACGGAATTTATTGCCGTGGATGGTGTCCATCAGGCAGAAATATCAGCTGATCGGATCAGGCTGAGGATGTCGGATGTGACCAGAATTTCGGAATTGAAAAACTATTTCCTGATCGACAGTGGCTCTCCTCATCTGGTCATCGGTGTGGAAAATCTCCAGGACCTTAATGTGGTTGAAGAAGGACGTAAACTTCGCTACAATAAGAGCATTGCAGAAAATGGGGTGAATGTGAATTTTATACAAGTTGTTGATAATGATAGTTTTAAAATCAGAACGTATGAGAGAGGGGTGGAAGACGAAACCCTGAGTTGCGGGACAGGCTCAGTGGCATCGGCCATTGCCTTCAGCATCATGCAGGGAAAAACAGAAGCTGAACAGCACTTCCGGGTTCATGCACCGGGGGGATTGCTGGAGGTAAGCTTCATCAGGACGCCTGAACGTTTTGTACAGGTTTATCTGACCGGCCCGGCTGTCAGGGTTTTCGAAGGAAAA